One Ardenticatenales bacterium genomic region harbors:
- a CDS encoding RNB domain-containing ribonuclease produces MPASSPPNIPENSLILYKNRPALVRHAGKKLDILLDSGETISVRPKDITLLHPGPLASLRLPPAPRGEVRTAWELLSGESTNLEELAELIFGEFTPITAWATWELVDDGLYFRGAPDEVQACTAAEVAATQAQREVKAAEKAAWEAFVARVNENRMAAEDERYLQDVVELALEQRDQSRVLRDLGNAETRENAHALLLRVGYWDAAVNPYPRRFQLPLTSANAPLPALPDESRRDLTHLDAFAVDDAGSTDPDDALSLEGNRLWVHIADAAALVPPGSAADTAAQERGANLYLPEGTIAMLPPAATAQLGLGLAPISPALSFGLDFDADGQIAHLEIYPSWVRVTRASYEEIDRRMDEAPFATLGQLATRFQQQRLATGAIEIDLPEVKVRVEDGQVVIKPLPTLRSREMVREAMLMVGVAVAQFAQEREIPLPYSTQDAPAEVAQLDGMAGMFALRRGMRRSQRQSAPAPHAGLGLAAYVQATSPLRRYLDLVVHQQLRAYLRQESVLDMAALMKRVGAAEAVGGSVRQVERLSNQHWTLVYLMQHPDWEGEGVVVEKNGARSTVLIPELAWEYQGYLRRVPPLNAVVRLTVSQINLPELMAHFQEMT; encoded by the coding sequence ATGCCGGCATCTTCCCCCCCCAACATCCCCGAAAACAGCCTCATCCTCTATAAAAATCGCCCGGCCCTCGTGCGACATGCCGGCAAAAAACTCGACATCCTCCTCGACAGCGGCGAAACCATCAGCGTCCGCCCCAAAGACATCACCCTACTGCACCCTGGCCCCCTCGCCAGCCTCCGCCTTCCCCCCGCCCCGCGCGGCGAAGTCCGCACCGCCTGGGAACTCCTCAGCGGCGAAAGCACGAACCTGGAAGAACTGGCCGAACTTATCTTTGGCGAATTCACGCCCATCACCGCCTGGGCCACGTGGGAACTGGTAGATGATGGCCTCTATTTTCGCGGCGCGCCGGACGAAGTGCAGGCCTGCACGGCGGCGGAGGTAGCGGCGACGCAGGCGCAGCGGGAAGTAAAAGCGGCGGAAAAGGCAGCCTGGGAAGCGTTTGTCGCCCGCGTCAACGAGAATCGGATGGCGGCGGAGGATGAACGGTACTTGCAAGATGTGGTGGAACTGGCACTGGAACAGCGGGACCAAAGCCGCGTGCTGCGCGATTTAGGCAACGCGGAGACGCGGGAGAACGCCCACGCGCTGCTGCTGCGTGTGGGGTACTGGGATGCGGCGGTTAACCCGTATCCGCGCCGATTCCAGTTGCCTCTGACTTCGGCCAACGCGCCGCTGCCGGCATTACCCGACGAATCCCGCCGCGATCTCACCCATCTGGATGCTTTTGCCGTAGACGATGCCGGCAGCACCGACCCCGACGACGCCCTCAGCCTGGAAGGCAATCGCCTCTGGGTGCATATCGCCGACGCCGCCGCACTCGTCCCCCCAGGCAGCGCCGCCGACACCGCCGCTCAGGAACGCGGAGCCAACCTCTACCTGCCGGAAGGGACCATCGCCATGCTCCCCCCCGCCGCCACCGCTCAGCTCGGCCTCGGCCTGGCTCCCATCTCTCCCGCACTCTCATTCGGCCTGGACTTCGACGCCGACGGCCAGATCGCCCACCTGGAAATCTACCCCAGTTGGGTGCGCGTGACCCGCGCCTCGTATGAGGAAATCGACCGGCGCATGGACGAAGCACCCTTCGCCACGCTGGGGCAGCTTGCCACCCGTTTCCAGCAGCAGCGACTGGCGACGGGAGCCATTGAGATTGATTTGCCGGAAGTGAAGGTGCGCGTGGAGGACGGACAGGTGGTGATCAAGCCGCTGCCCACGCTGCGCAGCCGGGAAATGGTGCGCGAGGCGATGCTCATGGTGGGCGTGGCCGTGGCCCAATTCGCGCAGGAGCGGGAAATCCCCCTCCCCTACAGCACGCAGGACGCGCCCGCGGAAGTGGCGCAACTGGACGGCATGGCCGGCATGTTCGCGCTGCGGCGGGGAATGCGGCGCAGCCAACGGCAAAGCGCGCCCGCCCCACACGCGGGTTTGGGTCTGGCCGCCTATGTGCAGGCCACCAGCCCACTGCGCCGCTACCTGGACCTGGTCGTTCACCAGCAGTTGCGCGCCTACTTGCGCCAGGAATCGGTGCTGGACATGGCTGCCCTGATGAAGCGCGTGGGCGCGGCGGAGGCGGTCGGCGGCAGCGTGCGCCAGGTGGAACGGCTGTCCAACCAACATTGGACACTCGTCTACCTGATGCAGCATCCCGATTGGGAGGGGGAGGGCGTGGTGGTGGAGAAAAACGGGGCGCGCAGCACCGTGCTTATCCCGGAGTTGGCGTGGGAGTATCAAGGGTATTTGCGCCGCGTTCCGCCGTTGAACGCGGTCGTGCGCCTGACCGTGAGCCAGATCAATTTACCGGAACTAATGGCGCACTTTCAGGAGATGACCTGA
- a CDS encoding DUF3467 domain-containing protein, with protein MSNPEPTSTPTPDVPPGPNRITIDVPQDLKAVYANIAFISHTPAEMVIDFAQILPRTPKGLVQARVIMSPMHAKLLWRALGQNLANFERQFGEIRFPRTLADELFSFSPPNQGNE; from the coding sequence ATGAGCAATCCAGAACCGACCTCAACGCCAACGCCGGACGTCCCCCCCGGCCCCAATCGCATCACCATTGATGTGCCACAAGACCTGAAGGCTGTTTACGCCAACATCGCCTTCATCAGCCATACGCCGGCGGAAATGGTCATCGATTTCGCGCAAATCCTGCCGCGCACACCCAAAGGCCTCGTGCAGGCGCGTGTGATCATGTCCCCCATGCACGCCAAGTTGCTCTGGCGCGCCCTCGGGCAAAACCTGGCGAACTTCGAGCGGCAATTTGGTGAAATCCGCTTCCCGCGCACCCTTGCCGACGAACTTTTCAGCTTCTCGCCGCCCAACCAGGGGAATGAATAG
- a CDS encoding archease has product MLPVKNGLPTPPPYTVVEHTADWALRVWGADWAALLCHAAAGMSSLMTPDVEAIPLTETRQITLSAFDAETLLVDWLSELAYWAETEMLVFTRYEIEEATPRLLRATVRGGRVTELLKHIKAVTYHDLEIVPANAGIEATIVFDV; this is encoded by the coding sequence ATGTTGCCAGTGAAGAATGGTTTGCCAACACCCCCGCCTTACACGGTTGTGGAGCATACGGCGGATTGGGCGCTGCGGGTGTGGGGGGCGGATTGGGCGGCGTTGTTGTGCCATGCGGCTGCCGGCATGTCTAGCCTGATGACGCCCGATGTAGAAGCGATTCCCTTGACGGAGACGAGGCAGATCACGCTCTCCGCCTTTGACGCGGAAACGTTGTTGGTGGATTGGCTGAGCGAACTGGCCTATTGGGCGGAGACGGAAATGCTCGTCTTCACCCGCTACGAGATTGAAGAGGCCACGCCCCGCTTGCTGCGCGCCACGGTGCGCGGCGGGCGGGTGACGGAACTACTGAAGCATATTAAGGCGGTGACGTATCATGATTTGGAGATTGTGCCGGCAAATGCCGGCATCGAAGCCACCATCGTGTTTGACGTGTAA
- a CDS encoding ComEA family DNA-binding protein gives MKLDKYNLMYLVVGFCAGIVLGVAGIVLSGRSAPAPIVIEAPDPTPLPTPEPPPAPVSVFVNGAVNSPGVYEMPAASKIGDAINQAGGFTAEADADLINLAQPLLDGMQIRVPTVAERSAQAAPPVVIEPQTSADTGVGADSGGLVNINTADQALLETLPGVGPTTAANIIAYRDANGPFAAIESLLDVPGIGPSKFDEVKALITVGE, from the coding sequence ATGAAGCTCGATAAGTACAATCTGATGTATCTGGTGGTGGGGTTTTGTGCCGGCATTGTTCTCGGCGTGGCGGGGATCGTCTTATCAGGACGGTCCGCGCCCGCGCCCATCGTCATTGAAGCGCCCGACCCCACGCCCCTGCCCACGCCGGAGCCGCCCCCCGCGCCCGTTTCCGTGTTTGTCAACGGTGCGGTGAACAGTCCAGGGGTGTATGAAATGCCGGCAGCCAGCAAAATCGGCGACGCCATCAACCAGGCCGGGGGCTTCACCGCCGAAGCGGACGCCGACCTGATCAACCTGGCGCAGCCGCTGCTGGATGGGATGCAAATCCGCGTTCCCACGGTGGCGGAACGGAGCGCCCAGGCCGCGCCCCCCGTCGTCATCGAACCGCAAACGTCCGCGGACACAGGTGTCGGCGCGGACAGCGGCGGCCTGGTGAACATCAACACGGCCGATCAGGCACTGCTGGAAACCCTCCCCGGTGTGGGTCCCACCACGGCGGCCAATATCATTGCCTACCGCGACGCCAATGGTCCCTTCGCGGCTATCGAGTCCCTGCTGGACGTGCCCGGCATTGGTCCTTCCAAGTTCGACGAGGTTAAAGCCTTGATCACGGTGGGTGAATAA
- a CDS encoding ATP-binding protein, giving the protein MTALSIVVLTTVADAFLGAIAGKVTDNTYLKLKGEPSRKAFKQAIGKAIHSYATTGTRLELAQPLLDATGFLTEPSVAQEVTQIINFDREPNIELIGSRWEASINNPPQWRNFTNEADLLLKYLEAELRSTDVFRPVFDSKDINAIANSTNISANQLIAIEQQIESLANLLHSDFNKLLKEFNKVPYDIRSRIYDFTYYIEEKTRGFVGRQWVFNKINHFINGRDNSSGYFFIIGDPGIGKTALAATIVKQKGCLHHFNIRAEGINTESAFLENICAQLIATYQLEYADLHPDTTKNAGFLKKLLGDVSNKLESEENCVIVIDALDEATESRKSIGTNLLFLPTILPKGIFIVTTMRDDSTKPQVACQQDELIIKHDSSDNLSDVEDYIRSASTISGIQTYMSAQNLEVEGFVKLLGHKSDGNFMYLRYVLPEIENGAYMDKSLETLPTGLKDYYEDHWQRMKGRDENAWFQYKLPIIVALTTVPEPVWIELIKDFSKVTSTSRISAVLEEWKEFLHEEQIEYMGDVRPCYRLYHASFYDFMSDKQQVAHERVDLNTMSGFIASTWDEGELF; this is encoded by the coding sequence ATGACAGCACTTTCTATAGTTGTTCTTACTACAGTAGCAGATGCTTTTTTAGGCGCAATAGCAGGAAAGGTTACTGATAACACTTATTTAAAACTGAAAGGAGAACCGTCTCGAAAAGCATTTAAGCAAGCAATTGGTAAAGCTATCCATAGCTATGCAACAACTGGAACTCGTCTTGAGTTAGCACAACCATTATTAGATGCCACTGGTTTTTTAACAGAACCTTCAGTTGCCCAGGAAGTCACCCAAATTATAAACTTCGATCGTGAACCAAATATCGAATTAATTGGATCACGATGGGAAGCATCCATTAACAACCCACCGCAATGGCGGAATTTCACTAATGAAGCCGACCTTTTACTCAAGTATTTAGAAGCTGAATTGCGCTCTACTGATGTATTTCGTCCTGTCTTCGATTCCAAAGATATAAATGCTATTGCTAATAGTACCAATATATCAGCCAATCAGTTGATTGCCATCGAACAACAAATTGAGAGTTTGGCAAATTTACTTCACTCAGATTTCAATAAATTATTAAAAGAATTCAACAAAGTCCCCTACGATATTCGTAGTCGAATATATGATTTTACTTATTACATTGAGGAGAAAACAAGAGGTTTTGTTGGCCGTCAGTGGGTATTCAACAAAATAAATCATTTCATCAATGGTAGAGATAACTCAAGTGGTTATTTCTTTATTATTGGCGACCCAGGAATTGGAAAAACAGCATTAGCTGCAACAATAGTAAAGCAAAAAGGTTGTTTACATCATTTCAATATTCGTGCAGAAGGTATTAACACGGAATCTGCTTTTCTTGAAAACATATGTGCCCAGCTAATTGCTACATACCAATTAGAATATGCAGATTTACATCCAGATACTACAAAGAATGCTGGCTTTCTCAAGAAATTATTAGGTGATGTTTCAAACAAACTAGAATCAGAAGAAAATTGCGTAATTGTTATTGACGCACTAGATGAAGCTACCGAATCCAGAAAATCTATAGGCACAAATCTCCTTTTTTTACCCACAATACTGCCCAAAGGAATATTTATTGTTACAACAATGCGTGATGATTCAACGAAACCGCAAGTGGCATGTCAACAAGATGAGTTAATTATCAAACATGATTCATCGGACAATTTGAGTGATGTAGAAGATTACATACGATCAGCCTCAACCATATCAGGGATTCAAACTTATATGAGCGCGCAAAACTTAGAAGTAGAAGGATTTGTTAAGTTGCTTGGTCATAAAAGCGATGGCAACTTTATGTATTTGCGTTACGTTCTTCCTGAGATTGAAAATGGTGCTTACATGGATAAATCATTAGAAACATTACCAACTGGTCTCAAGGATTATTACGAAGATCATTGGCAACGGATGAAAGGAAGGGATGAGAATGCGTGGTTTCAATATAAACTTCCAATAATAGTTGCATTAACAACTGTGCCTGAGCCTGTTTGGATTGAATTAATTAAAGATTTTTCAAAAGTAACGAGTACAAGTCGCATTAGTGCCGTATTGGAAGAATGGAAAGAATTCTTGCATGAAGAACAAATTGAATACATGGGTGATGTTCGTCCTTGTTACCGTCTATACCATGCTAGTTTCTATGATTTCATGTCTGACAAACAACAAGTTGCTCATGAGCGAGTAGACCTTAATACAATGTCTGGATTTATTGCCAGCACATGGGATGAAGGAGAATTGTTTTAA
- a CDS encoding WD40 repeat domain-containing protein: MLYDFIENFKSHSVKWQRRQLYFLRNTPTLLAKAGQQEQLEQKLLNLQFLLAKMYLLNTQPLISDYELVENAYNPVFFHIKQLLEQNDHLLNQCEEFQELANTLYVQLLHTSNTSKHEHLRTQMQMLFRFYLEPYHSLPDAPHPAYRRTIAMHPPVSAYVPDPVNDCAISSDNSRIVTALEDSTLKIWDITTGEEIITCKGHTEKVLSCAISKDMLLVVSASQDQTLKIWDVATGVEHLTLSGHSSAVNNCELSEDESIIVSASSDHTLRVWDALSGNVLHTLFGHAGEVNSCAISSDKSFIISASSDNTLRKWDTVSGAEILQLNGHTKPVRDCAISSDNKFVISASEDGTLKIWNAITGAECKTLAGHSDVVNACAVSKTGTIIVSASRDETLKVWNMSTGVESASLNQHKAGVQGGLLGCSISEDGTIAASASVGDTIKIWDIQNIPQLNLVARHTDSVSNCAVSANGDLLITSSVDRTVKAWNTTNGTVYRTFSGHTGSVDDCAISEDGSVIVSASEDKTIKLWETATGINRHTLVGHTERVNSCDICSDGSIIVSASNDRSLKVWDSNGKERLNLIGHEADVLSCAISKDGSFIVSASADTTLKIWDTSTGAELLTLIDHLEPVVSCAISPKDDFIVSASYDGTLNIWDTKSGDIRLRFDEHLAWVTGCAISANGAFVASVSSDNTLRVWDTQNGNNLATLRVDGWLNGCSWFPDNDHLALVGLHGIYFLQVKKAEEAYM, from the coding sequence ATGTTGTACGATTTCATTGAGAACTTCAAATCTCATTCGGTGAAATGGCAACGAAGGCAATTATATTTTTTACGAAATACCCCAACCTTGTTAGCTAAAGCGGGGCAACAAGAGCAATTGGAACAAAAATTGCTGAATTTGCAATTTTTGTTAGCAAAAATGTATCTCTTGAATACTCAACCTCTTATTAGTGATTACGAGTTAGTTGAAAACGCATATAATCCTGTATTTTTCCATATTAAACAGCTACTGGAACAAAACGATCATTTATTAAACCAATGTGAAGAATTCCAAGAACTTGCTAATACTTTGTATGTTCAGTTACTACACACAAGCAACACCTCCAAACATGAACACTTAAGAACACAAATGCAAATGCTGTTTAGATTTTATCTTGAGCCATACCATTCTTTACCAGATGCTCCCCACCCTGCATACCGCCGTACAATTGCAATGCATCCGCCTGTGTCAGCATATGTCCCTGATCCAGTTAATGATTGTGCTATTAGTTCAGATAATTCAAGAATCGTTACAGCTCTAGAAGATTCTACCCTCAAGATTTGGGATATTACTACCGGAGAGGAAATAATAACTTGTAAAGGACATACAGAAAAAGTATTAAGTTGTGCGATTAGTAAAGATATGTTGCTTGTCGTATCAGCGTCTCAAGATCAAACACTTAAAATTTGGGATGTGGCGACAGGTGTTGAACACCTCACATTAAGTGGACATTCTAGCGCAGTGAATAATTGTGAGCTTAGTGAAGATGAAAGCATAATAGTATCAGCGTCGTCAGATCACACTTTAAGAGTCTGGGATGCTCTTAGTGGAAATGTGCTTCATACTCTTTTCGGTCATGCCGGTGAAGTAAATAGTTGTGCAATCAGTTCTGATAAATCATTCATTATCTCAGCGTCATCAGACAATACTCTTAGAAAATGGGATACGGTTAGTGGTGCAGAGATTCTACAGTTGAACGGACACACAAAACCTGTACGAGATTGTGCTATAAGTTCCGATAATAAATTCGTGATTTCGGCATCAGAAGATGGTACTCTTAAAATCTGGAATGCTATAACGGGTGCTGAATGTAAAACTTTGGCCGGACACTCAGATGTTGTAAATGCGTGTGCTGTCAGTAAGACAGGAACAATAATAGTATCTGCATCTCGTGATGAAACCCTTAAAGTCTGGAATATGTCAACAGGGGTTGAAAGTGCCTCGCTGAATCAACACAAAGCTGGGGTTCAAGGAGGTCTTCTTGGCTGTTCTATTAGTGAAGATGGAACAATTGCCGCATCTGCATCGGTTGGGGATACTATTAAAATATGGGATATACAAAATATCCCCCAGTTGAATCTTGTTGCTAGACACACTGATTCTGTATCAAATTGTGCAGTTAGCGCAAATGGAGACCTATTAATTACCTCATCTGTCGATCGTACAGTTAAGGCTTGGAATACTACAAATGGGACAGTATATCGTACATTTTCCGGGCATACAGGTTCTGTAGATGATTGTGCTATTAGTGAAGATGGTTCAGTTATTGTCTCCGCATCTGAAGATAAAACAATCAAATTATGGGAAACAGCAACAGGGATTAACCGACATACATTAGTAGGACATACTGAGCGTGTAAACTCGTGCGATATTTGTTCTGATGGTTCAATTATTGTCTCTGCATCAAACGATCGGTCTCTCAAGGTATGGGATAGCAACGGGAAAGAACGTCTGAACCTAATTGGTCATGAAGCAGATGTTCTTAGTTGTGCAATCAGTAAAGATGGTTCTTTTATTGTTTCCGCTTCGGCTGATACGACACTTAAAATATGGGATACTTCTACTGGGGCTGAGCTTCTAACGCTAATAGATCATCTAGAACCAGTGGTGTCGTGTGCAATTAGTCCTAAAGACGATTTTATAGTTTCTGCGTCGTACGATGGAACGCTCAATATTTGGGATACAAAATCTGGGGATATACGGCTTCGATTTGATGAACATTTAGCATGGGTAACAGGTTGTGCAATTAGTGCAAACGGAGCGTTTGTCGCTTCTGTATCCAGTGATAACACTCTTAGGGTGTGGGATACTCAAAACGGCAATAATCTTGCGACTTTACGTGTCGATGGATGGTTAAATGGTTGTTCTTGGTTTCCCGATAATGACCACTTAGCATTAGTAGGGTTGCATGGAATATATTTCTTGCAAGTAAAAAAGGCGGAGGAGGCTTATATGTAA
- a CDS encoding glycosyltransferase family 9 protein, translating to MPRDNYLTSAAALVAGIPFRLFARRAFPPPRKILILKPCCLSQVMLATPLLAALSNAYPKAQIDWAVCESARAAVATNPRVSELIDSGRVGLAQGRWQDVSALIARLRQEQYDTCFIPSRSALLSYIAWRAHIPRRVGLDNVGRGFAHTLPVRVPQEPAHEAEHYLKLAAVVGIAEQPPMEFFPRDTDRARTTERLVEELDWLGDRPLVMLHPGGGQNPVRVDLRRQWPMERFALLGNYLARQHGALVLLVGGEMDRERAEAALGLMSVRAFNFAGTLTLGELGALAEIADLYVGNDTGPTHVAAAAGCPTLAIFGPTDPLISRPFVPPERLATVACPPRDPFTWDDCVSVAEVSAAADRLLAARITKNPDSGLEEK from the coding sequence ATGCCCCGCGATAATTATCTCACCAGTGCGGCGGCGTTGGTTGCCGGCATTCCCTTTCGCCTCTTCGCCCGCCGCGCATTCCCGCCGCCGCGCAAAATCCTCATCCTGAAGCCCTGTTGCCTCAGCCAGGTCATGCTGGCGACCCCTCTGCTGGCCGCCCTGAGCAACGCCTACCCCAAAGCCCAGATCGACTGGGCCGTTTGCGAATCGGCGCGCGCGGCGGTGGCTACCAATCCCCGCGTGAGCGAACTGATCGACAGCGGGCGCGTAGGGTTGGCGCAGGGGCGCTGGCAGGACGTGTCCGCCCTGATTGCCCGGCTGCGCCAGGAGCAATACGACACTTGCTTTATCCCCAGCCGTTCCGCCCTGCTTTCATACATTGCCTGGCGCGCCCACATTCCGCGGCGTGTGGGACTGGACAACGTCGGGCGTGGTTTCGCGCACACGCTGCCCGTGCGTGTGCCGCAGGAGCCGGCGCACGAAGCGGAGCATTACCTGAAACTGGCGGCGGTGGTGGGCATTGCGGAACAGCCGCCCATGGAATTCTTTCCCCGTGACACGGACCGGGCGCGCACCACGGAGCGGTTGGTGGAGGAACTGGACTGGCTGGGGGATAGGCCGCTGGTGATGTTGCATCCGGGCGGGGGGCAAAATCCGGTGCGCGTTGATTTGCGGAGGCAGTGGCCGATGGAGCGGTTCGCTTTGCTGGGCAATTACCTGGCGCGGCAGCATGGGGCGCTGGTGCTGTTGGTGGGTGGGGAGATGGATCGGGAACGGGCAGAGGCTGCGTTGGGTTTGATGTCTGTGCGCGCCTTCAATTTTGCCGGCACGCTCACCCTGGGGGAACTGGGTGCACTTGCCGAAATCGCCGACCTCTACGTCGGCAACGATACCGGCCCCACGCACGTCGCCGCCGCCGCCGGCTGCCCCACCCTCGCCATTTTTGGCCCCACCGATCCTCTCATCTCTCGCCCCTTTGTCCCCCCGGAGCGGTTAGCGACCGTCGCCTGCCCGCCGCGCGACCCCTTCACCTGGGATGATTGCGTGTCCGTTGCCGAAGTCAGCGCCGCCGCCGACCGTCTGCTGGCGGCGCGCATAACGAAAAACCCGGATTCTGGGCTGGAGGAGAAGTAA
- a CDS encoding RtcB family protein, whose translation MVSPSDFKRITPYIYEIAQTYRGDMRVPARFYADAVLLEETLGDKSLTQLVNTATLPGIVKHALAMPDIHQGYGFPIGGVIATRLPDGVISPGGVGYDINCGVRLLGTQLMQEEVAPYLENLASALYANCPSGVGTKGHVRLTTAELDRLLEQGGQWALKNGYATSADLERTEERGRLAGADAGKVSARAKDRGKPQIGTLGAGNHFIEVDVVDEIYHEEGARRMGLRPGQVVVQIHCGSRGLGHQVCSDYVRLFQQSVQRYGIKLPDRELVCAPLSSPEGQDYFAAMNAAANYAFVNRQVLTFYIRRSFEQVLAGNVPNHSVYQIYDIAHNMAKIETHEIDGQRMKVCVHRKGATRAFGPGSPELPDVYRDIGQPVLVPGSMGTASWVLLGTEGSMAQTFGSTCHGAGRTMSRSQAKRMVRGSELRQEMEEGGIQVRAGSMAGLAEEAPMAYKDVDRVVEVVHGAGIAHKVARIVPLAVIKG comes from the coding sequence ATGGTTAGTCCCAGTGATTTCAAACGCATCACCCCGTACATTTACGAAATTGCGCAAACCTATCGCGGTGACATGCGCGTGCCGGCACGATTCTATGCCGACGCCGTTCTTCTGGAAGAAACCCTCGGCGACAAAAGCCTCACCCAGCTCGTAAACACCGCCACCCTCCCCGGCATCGTCAAACACGCCCTGGCCATGCCCGACATCCACCAGGGCTACGGCTTCCCTATCGGCGGTGTCATCGCCACCCGCCTGCCCGATGGCGTCATCTCCCCCGGCGGCGTCGGGTATGACATTAACTGCGGCGTGCGTTTGTTGGGGACGCAGTTGATGCAGGAGGAGGTCGCGCCCTATCTGGAGAACCTGGCTTCGGCGCTGTACGCCAACTGCCCCAGCGGCGTGGGCACGAAGGGGCATGTGCGCCTGACCACCGCCGAACTAGACCGGCTGCTGGAGCAGGGGGGACAGTGGGCACTGAAGAACGGGTATGCGACGTCGGCTGACCTGGAGCGCACGGAAGAAAGGGGGCGATTGGCCGGCGCAGATGCCGGCAAAGTCAGCGCCCGCGCCAAAGATCGAGGAAAACCGCAAATTGGCACGCTCGGGGCCGGCAACCACTTCATCGAAGTAGACGTCGTGGACGAAATCTACCACGAGGAAGGCGCGCGGCGCATGGGCCTGCGTCCGGGGCAAGTAGTGGTGCAAATCCACTGCGGTTCGCGCGGCCTGGGGCACCAGGTATGCAGCGACTACGTGCGCCTGTTCCAGCAGAGCGTGCAGCGGTACGGCATCAAACTGCCCGACCGCGAACTGGTATGCGCCCCCCTGAGCAGCCCGGAAGGGCAGGATTACTTCGCGGCCATGAACGCCGCCGCCAACTACGCCTTCGTCAATCGCCAGGTTCTCACGTTTTACATCCGCCGCAGCTTTGAGCAGGTGCTGGCGGGCAATGTGCCCAATCATTCCGTTTACCAGATATATGACATTGCGCACAACATGGCTAAAATTGAGACGCACGAGATTGATGGTCAGCGGATGAAGGTGTGCGTTCATCGCAAAGGGGCGACGCGGGCGTTTGGTCCGGGGTCGCCGGAACTGCCCGACGTGTACCGCGACATCGGCCAGCCGGTGCTGGTTCCCGGCTCCATGGGCACGGCCAGTTGGGTGCTGTTGGGCACGGAAGGCTCCATGGCGCAAACGTTTGGCTCCACCTGCCACGGCGCGGGCCGTACCATGAGCCGCTCGCAGGCGAAACGGATGGTGCGTGGCAGTGAATTGCGGCAGGAGATGGAAGAGGGTGGTATCCAGGTGCGTGCCGGCAGTATGGCCGGACTGGCCGAAGAAGCGCCGATGGCTTACAAGGATGTGGATCGCGTGGTGGAGGTGGTCCACGGTGCCGGCATTGCCCACAAAGTCGCCCGTATCGTCCCGCTGGCCGTGATCAAAGGGTAG